A portion of the Bradysia coprophila strain Holo2 unplaced genomic scaffold, BU_Bcop_v1 contig_297, whole genome shotgun sequence genome contains these proteins:
- the LOC119078989 gene encoding protein abrupt isoform X1: MGGPEGQTYCLRWNNHKSNLVEILDVLIQKECYVDCTIYVDGGEQFKAHRVVLAANSPYFQSILQDVPMDHCSILVPGVQPFEMRALIEYMYTGEVNVTQSQIPRIMTIAKQLEVKGLYDMTDLKDKFDKMDDTEHYPHNNHKHNDLQSSPIISTSTNIATAQSSSSSPPYNYKPYSNLFSPSSVPMIKNDRSHPWSMSSHLTSGLHPPPHLQNAAVAMLSSVYESGSDMNPLKRKKLQSISSMLMSNDTPILRNVLAQPNVADSSQSVPLVGPPSNNERSGRQSTHSNGTDHSDKQKHKYDDHPHSPYTDKSFEEDNMETQNESRIAPYIPQQKPEWKRYKQYTRGDILAAIECVKNGMSALQASRKYGVPSRTLYDKVKKLGITTGRPMNRTMKRSNSNGSSPSAPFPYGLSGCGTSSPYSVNDNHQNYSHGHNQSQSNLHNDSGDRDIESCERDHHIPPSHPAAALLDATFLQQAMERGGDIAGREALHAMALAAAAHAAVNGISTSPGTHGTARSPSPSMLMKYMRVSSPNNPNNPINVEQREQREQREQHEDRELRDNNQHRSTPDDDEVEDLSIAKKEKENSVPQQYGVIVPPMTKVTPHHNVDLIKRETIADDDPHN; encoded by the exons ATGGGTGGACCTGAAGGACAAACATATTGCCTACGATGGAACAACCACAAATCGAATTTGGTCGAAATATTGGACGTGCTAATTCAAAAAGAATGTTACGTCGACTGTACCATCTATGTGGACGGTGGCGAACAGTTCAAAGCCCATCGAGTGGTACTCGCAGCTAATTCACCATATTTTCAATCGATCCTGCAGGACGTTCCAATGGATCACTGCAGCATTTTAGTTCCTGGCGTGCAGCCATTTGAAATGCGTGCGCTCATCGAATACATGTACACCGGCGAGGTGAATGTCACTCAATCGCAAATACCTCGGATAATGACAATCGCTAAACAGTTAGAGGTCAAAGGACTGTACGACATGACCGATCTGAAAgataaattcgataaaatggACGACACAGAACACTATCCACACAACAATCATAAACATAACGATTTACAGTCATCACCGATCATATCAACGTCAACAAATATAGCGACCGCTCAAAGCAGTAGCTCATCACCGCCATATAACTATAAGCCATATTCGAATCTATTTTCCCCGAGTTCAGTTCCAATGATCAAAAACGATCGTTCACATCCGTGGTCAATGTCGTCACATCTGACGTCCGGCCTCCATCCACCACCGCATTTACAAAACGCAGCTGTCGCAATGCTAAGTTCCGTTTACGAATCCGGTTCGGATATGAATCCGTTGAAAAGGAAAAAACTTCAGTCGATCTCCAGCATGCTCATGTCCAACGATACGCCGATATTGCGAAACGTTTTAGCTCAACCGAACGTAGCCGATTCATCACAGTCTGTGCCATTGGTCGGTCCACCAAGTAACAATGAAAGAAGTGGCAGGCAGAGCACACATTCAAATGGAACGGATCATTCAGATAAG CAGAAACACAAATACGATGACCATCCCCACTCGCCGTACACAGACAAATCTTTCGAAGAAGACAACATGGAAACTCAGAATGAATCACGAATTGCGCCCTACATCCCACAACAAAAGCCCGAATGGAAACGCTACAAACAGTACACAAGGGGTGATATTCTTGCTGCCATAGAATGCGTCAAAAATGGAATGAGTGCGCTACAAGCGTCTCGCAAATACGGTGTGCCATCGCGAACACTCTACgacaaagtcaaaaaattgGGCATCACAACTGGCCGGCCAATGAATCGTACAATGAAGCGAAGTAACAGCAACGGCAGTAGCCCATCGGCACCATTTCCATACGGCCTGAGCGGTTGTGGCACGAGTAGTCCATATTCGGTAAATGACAACCACCAGAACTATTCGCATGGTCACAATCAGTCTCAATCGAATCTGCATAATGATTCCGGCGACAGAGACATTGAATCGTGTGAACGTGACCATCACATTCCACCATCCCATCCAGCCGCAGCTCTGTTAGACGCTACATTTTTACAACAGGCCATGGAACGTGGCGGTGATATTGCCGGTCGTGAAGCTTTACATGCGATGGCTCTCGCAGCGGCTGCACACGCAGCTGTTAACGGCATATCGACGAGTCCGGGTACACACGGTACAGCACGATCGCCGAGTCCAAGCATGTTAATGAAATACATGCGCGTGTCCAGTCCCAATAATCCAAACAATCCGATCAATGTGGAACAGAGGGAACAGCGGGAGCAACGAGAGCAGCACGAGGACCGTGAACTACGCGACAACAATCAACATCGTTCGACACCCGACGACGATGAGGTTGAAGACTTGTCGATAGCGAAAAAGGAGAAAGAAAATAGTGTACCGCAACAGTATGGTGTTATTGTGCCGCCGATGACAAAGGTGACACCGCACCATAATGTCGATTTGATTAAGCGGGAAACAATAGCTGATGACGATCCTCACAATTAG
- the LOC119078989 gene encoding protein abrupt isoform X2, whose product MGGPEGQTYCLRWNNHKSNLVEILDVLIQKECYVDCTIYVDGGEQFKAHRVVLAANSPYFQSILQDVPMDHCSILVPGVQPFEMRALIEYMYTGEVNVTQSQIPRIMTIAKQLEVKGLYDMTDLKDKFDKMDDTEHYPHNNHKHNDLQSSPIISTSTNIATAQSSSSSPPYNYKPYSNLFSPSSVPMIKNDRSHPWSMSSHLTSGLHPPPHLQNAAVAMLSSVYESGSDMNPLKRKKLQSISSMLMSNDTPILRNVLAQPNVADSSQSVPLVGPPSNNERSGRQSTHSNGTDHSDKKHKYDDHPHSPYTDKSFEEDNMETQNESRIAPYIPQQKPEWKRYKQYTRGDILAAIECVKNGMSALQASRKYGVPSRTLYDKVKKLGITTGRPMNRTMKRSNSNGSSPSAPFPYGLSGCGTSSPYSVNDNHQNYSHGHNQSQSNLHNDSGDRDIESCERDHHIPPSHPAAALLDATFLQQAMERGGDIAGREALHAMALAAAAHAAVNGISTSPGTHGTARSPSPSMLMKYMRVSSPNNPNNPINVEQREQREQREQHEDRELRDNNQHRSTPDDDEVEDLSIAKKEKENSVPQQYGVIVPPMTKVTPHHNVDLIKRETIADDDPHN is encoded by the exons ATGGGTGGACCTGAAGGACAAACATATTGCCTACGATGGAACAACCACAAATCGAATTTGGTCGAAATATTGGACGTGCTAATTCAAAAAGAATGTTACGTCGACTGTACCATCTATGTGGACGGTGGCGAACAGTTCAAAGCCCATCGAGTGGTACTCGCAGCTAATTCACCATATTTTCAATCGATCCTGCAGGACGTTCCAATGGATCACTGCAGCATTTTAGTTCCTGGCGTGCAGCCATTTGAAATGCGTGCGCTCATCGAATACATGTACACCGGCGAGGTGAATGTCACTCAATCGCAAATACCTCGGATAATGACAATCGCTAAACAGTTAGAGGTCAAAGGACTGTACGACATGACCGATCTGAAAgataaattcgataaaatggACGACACAGAACACTATCCACACAACAATCATAAACATAACGATTTACAGTCATCACCGATCATATCAACGTCAACAAATATAGCGACCGCTCAAAGCAGTAGCTCATCACCGCCATATAACTATAAGCCATATTCGAATCTATTTTCCCCGAGTTCAGTTCCAATGATCAAAAACGATCGTTCACATCCGTGGTCAATGTCGTCACATCTGACGTCCGGCCTCCATCCACCACCGCATTTACAAAACGCAGCTGTCGCAATGCTAAGTTCCGTTTACGAATCCGGTTCGGATATGAATCCGTTGAAAAGGAAAAAACTTCAGTCGATCTCCAGCATGCTCATGTCCAACGATACGCCGATATTGCGAAACGTTTTAGCTCAACCGAACGTAGCCGATTCATCACAGTCTGTGCCATTGGTCGGTCCACCAAGTAACAATGAAAGAAGTGGCAGGCAGAGCACACATTCAAATGGAACGGATCATTCAGATAAG AAACACAAATACGATGACCATCCCCACTCGCCGTACACAGACAAATCTTTCGAAGAAGACAACATGGAAACTCAGAATGAATCACGAATTGCGCCCTACATCCCACAACAAAAGCCCGAATGGAAACGCTACAAACAGTACACAAGGGGTGATATTCTTGCTGCCATAGAATGCGTCAAAAATGGAATGAGTGCGCTACAAGCGTCTCGCAAATACGGTGTGCCATCGCGAACACTCTACgacaaagtcaaaaaattgGGCATCACAACTGGCCGGCCAATGAATCGTACAATGAAGCGAAGTAACAGCAACGGCAGTAGCCCATCGGCACCATTTCCATACGGCCTGAGCGGTTGTGGCACGAGTAGTCCATATTCGGTAAATGACAACCACCAGAACTATTCGCATGGTCACAATCAGTCTCAATCGAATCTGCATAATGATTCCGGCGACAGAGACATTGAATCGTGTGAACGTGACCATCACATTCCACCATCCCATCCAGCCGCAGCTCTGTTAGACGCTACATTTTTACAACAGGCCATGGAACGTGGCGGTGATATTGCCGGTCGTGAAGCTTTACATGCGATGGCTCTCGCAGCGGCTGCACACGCAGCTGTTAACGGCATATCGACGAGTCCGGGTACACACGGTACAGCACGATCGCCGAGTCCAAGCATGTTAATGAAATACATGCGCGTGTCCAGTCCCAATAATCCAAACAATCCGATCAATGTGGAACAGAGGGAACAGCGGGAGCAACGAGAGCAGCACGAGGACCGTGAACTACGCGACAACAATCAACATCGTTCGACACCCGACGACGATGAGGTTGAAGACTTGTCGATAGCGAAAAAGGAGAAAGAAAATAGTGTACCGCAACAGTATGGTGTTATTGTGCCGCCGATGACAAAGGTGACACCGCACCATAATGTCGATTTGATTAAGCGGGAAACAATAGCTGATGACGATCCTCACAATTAG